One Paraburkholderia kururiensis DNA window includes the following coding sequences:
- a CDS encoding DNA-binding transcriptional regulator, protein MTKYANVRGLARGLQVLRALNAMEGGRATSQQISEATGLHRTTVRRLLETLVEDGCVRRSTSDDSFRLALGVRSLSEGFTDDERIAMVAPPIMGRLLQRVVWPSDLTTPDGDAMLIRETTHRFSPLSFHRSMVGRRLPILLTAAGRVYFSTCPDAEREDMLDLLRSGAGGDDQRSLACDDAYIRNLVRQTREDGFGSNHGDWSEQKKIGALAVAVGSNERVLASLNVIYLSKAIAAKEAVKRFLPELEQAAREIAEALDGPAAG, encoded by the coding sequence ATGACGAAGTACGCCAATGTGCGCGGCCTCGCGCGGGGCCTGCAGGTGCTTCGGGCGCTCAATGCGATGGAGGGCGGCCGGGCAACCAGCCAGCAGATCAGCGAAGCGACGGGCCTGCACCGCACGACGGTGCGCCGGCTTCTCGAGACGCTTGTTGAAGACGGTTGCGTGCGGCGCAGCACATCCGACGACAGTTTCCGGCTGGCGCTCGGCGTTCGTTCGTTGAGCGAAGGATTTACCGACGACGAGCGCATCGCAATGGTCGCACCGCCCATCATGGGACGGCTGCTGCAACGCGTGGTCTGGCCGTCCGACCTCACGACGCCGGATGGCGACGCAATGCTGATTCGCGAGACCACACATCGCTTCAGCCCGCTGTCGTTTCACCGCTCCATGGTGGGACGGCGGCTGCCGATTCTGCTTACGGCCGCGGGCCGCGTGTACTTTTCGACGTGCCCTGACGCAGAACGCGAGGACATGCTCGACCTGCTGCGCTCAGGCGCGGGCGGCGACGATCAGCGCAGTCTTGCGTGCGACGACGCATACATTCGCAACCTCGTGCGCCAGACGCGGGAAGACGGCTTCGGGTCCAACCATGGCGACTGGTCTGAACAAAAGAAGATCGGCGCGCTGGCGGTGGCAGTCGGATCGAATGAGCGCGTGCTGGCGAGCCTCAACGTGATCTATTTGTCTAAAGCGATTGCCGCGAAAGAGGCGGTGAAGCGCTTTCTTCCAGAGCTGGAGCAGGCGGCCAGGGAGATCGCAGAGGCACTCGATGGGCCTGCTGCCGGGTAA